A window of the Thermococcus alcaliphilus genome harbors these coding sequences:
- a CDS encoding tyrosine--tRNA ligase, with product MDIEEKISLITKKPTEEVLTLENLRHLLEIGMPLQHYIGFEISGYIHLGTGLMAGAKIADFQKAGIKTRIFLADWHSWINDKLGGDLEVIQKVALTYFKEGMKQSIKVMGGDPDKVEFVLASEILEKGDYWRTVIDISKNVTLARMMRSITIMGRQMGEAIDFAKLIYPAMQVADIFYQGVNIAHAGMDQRKAHVIAIEVAPKLRYHPLVWEGEKVKPVAVHHHLLLGLQEPPKWPIESEEEFKEIKAAMKMSKSKPYSAVFIHDSPEEIKQKLRKAFCPAKEVNYNPVLDWAEHIIFREEPTEFTIHRPAKFGGDVTYTTFEELKKDFAEGKVHPLDLKNAVADYLIELLKPIREYFEKHPEPLELMKEVQITR from the coding sequence ATGGATATTGAAGAGAAAATAAGCTTGATAACGAAAAAACCTACTGAGGAAGTGCTGACACTTGAGAATCTTAGACATTTGCTGGAAATTGGAATGCCCTTGCAACATTACATTGGATTTGAAATAAGCGGTTACATTCATCTTGGCACTGGATTAATGGCTGGTGCAAAAATAGCCGACTTCCAAAAAGCGGGGATAAAAACGAGGATATTCCTTGCGGACTGGCACAGCTGGATTAACGATAAGCTCGGTGGGGATCTTGAGGTTATACAGAAAGTTGCCCTAACTTATTTTAAGGAGGGCATGAAGCAAAGCATTAAAGTCATGGGCGGGGATCCAGATAAAGTAGAATTCGTTCTGGCTAGTGAGATTCTAGAGAAAGGCGATTACTGGAGGACTGTTATTGATATTTCAAAAAACGTCACCCTGGCAAGAATGATGCGATCTATAACGATTATGGGAAGACAGATGGGAGAAGCAATTGATTTTGCGAAGCTCATCTATCCAGCCATGCAGGTTGCAGATATCTTTTACCAAGGAGTCAATATAGCACATGCTGGAATGGATCAAAGAAAAGCCCACGTCATTGCTATTGAGGTTGCTCCAAAGTTGAGATACCATCCCCTCGTTTGGGAAGGGGAAAAGGTAAAACCCGTTGCTGTTCACCACCACCTCCTCTTAGGTCTCCAAGAGCCTCCAAAATGGCCAATTGAAAGCGAAGAGGAATTCAAAGAGATCAAGGCAGCAATGAAAATGAGCAAGAGCAAGCCCTATTCAGCTGTCTTCATCCATGACAGTCCAGAAGAGATAAAGCAAAAGCTTAGAAAGGCTTTCTGTCCAGCAAAGGAGGTTAACTACAACCCAGTGCTTGACTGGGCTGAACATATAATCTTTAGGGAAGAGCCAACGGAATTCACAATTCACAGGCCAGCAAAGTTTGGTGGAGATGTGACGTATACAACATTCGAGGAACTCAAGAAGGATTTTGCTGAGGGCAAGGTACATCCCCTCGATTTGAAGAATGCCGTTGCAGACTACCTAATAGAACTCCTCAAACCTATTAGGGAATACTTTGAGAAGCATCCAGAACCGCTGGAGCTTATGAAAGAAGTGCAGATAACCAGATGA
- a CDS encoding alanyl-tRNA editing protein yields the protein MTRKLYYEDAYLKEAKAKIVQIKENALLLDQTIFYPTGGGQPHDTGTINGVRVLDVYKDEDGNIWHVVEDASAFSIGDEVELKLDWERRYKLMRIHTALHLLDHVFNEVLGKGNWQLHGSGMSSEKGRYDVRYPENLNQYKEKIIELFNRYVDEGGEVKIWWEGEKRLTQIRDFEILPCGGTHVKDIREIGHIKKLKRSSIGKGVQRIEIWLED from the coding sequence ATGACGAGAAAACTTTATTATGAGGATGCATACTTGAAGGAAGCCAAGGCAAAGATAGTCCAGATAAAGGAGAATGCCTTGCTTTTAGACCAGACCATATTTTACCCCACTGGAGGGGGGCAACCCCACGATACGGGAACTATAAACGGAGTTAGAGTTCTAGATGTCTACAAAGATGAAGATGGAAATATCTGGCATGTCGTTGAAGATGCGAGTGCCTTCAGCATTGGGGATGAAGTAGAATTAAAACTCGATTGGGAAAGGCGCTATAAGCTCATGAGAATACACACAGCGTTGCACCTCTTAGACCATGTATTTAATGAAGTTCTTGGAAAAGGAAACTGGCAGCTACATGGAAGCGGCATGAGTTCAGAGAAGGGTAGATACGATGTAAGATATCCCGAAAACCTTAACCAATACAAAGAAAAGATAATCGAGCTTTTTAACCGCTACGTTGATGAAGGAGGCGAAGTCAAAATCTGGTGGGAAGGAGAGAAAAGGTTAACCCAAATCAGGGACTTTGAAATCCTGCCTTGTGGAGGAACACATGTAAAAGATATTAGAGAAATCGGCCACATAAAGAAGCTTAAACGCTCAAGTATAGGAAAAGGAGTTCAGAGAATAGAGATATGGCTCGAGGATTAA
- a CDS encoding metallophosphoesterase — protein sequence MRRTLAFLLAFLTLSLINVNSASAEALPGDVLKMPMPGAPAITLPGETIEIQPQEGVDITELTIVSVMNGPYKLEILEKGNIIKAKIPENVVPDVYFLQVKSNKGEVVIPNGVWVLKEYPKVLRIAHVSDTHVTSGTKFGYVCGEYFQRDIKKIQELCDGGLIVPLHSYVATDSAYTYWSMDNRVDVIINTGDVVDTAGDSKGYKMLFDIISRAAATGRPTIIVKGNHDDPPNYYPKLIGPTDYYLTIGKFLIIALDSHGDEAHPYMNQLEWMEKVLEEHPDKIPIVIVHHPYWYSAPQGWIGGRIEGFTAFDDKDWANLTQYVSYYWIGGPEKTTEDIARRFLQDVEKYNIKLVLSGHIHHDKLHIYVDKNGNEHWFVTSTSTGAPDKETNPPRPNRSPTWYGSKIVEIDENGNVRLPEIEEMFGTLFNDFISLPVPQEFITFRWTTDFGSAVKFINLLGEESGKFAIEVPEGAQVDASVTNVTYKLLGERKIGDKTYELFEIVVPEGVSQLVISKGKDTEKPEISIPYLTPSKPMKGKPFKVYISAKDNLGIRDIYVEIEANGKVTKYPAVQSSGGQADYFMAEIPGVDADEYTIRAVAVDFYGNKATFEKTIGGAQTTSKTTSPTESKSTCGPAALLAFSLIPLALLRRRK from the coding sequence ATGAGGCGAACACTTGCATTTTTGCTGGCGTTTCTGACTTTGTCCTTGATTAATGTAAACTCAGCAAGTGCAGAAGCACTCCCGGGAGATGTCCTAAAGATGCCAATGCCCGGAGCTCCTGCTATAACACTTCCAGGAGAGACAATAGAAATACAGCCTCAAGAAGGCGTTGATATTACAGAGCTTACAATTGTTTCAGTTATGAACGGCCCATATAAGCTTGAAATTTTAGAAAAAGGAAATATAATAAAAGCCAAAATACCCGAAAATGTCGTTCCAGATGTTTACTTCCTTCAAGTTAAGTCGAACAAAGGAGAGGTAGTTATACCCAATGGTGTATGGGTTCTTAAAGAATATCCGAAGGTGCTTAGAATAGCACACGTAAGCGATACCCACGTTACCAGCGGGACTAAGTTCGGTTACGTATGCGGAGAATACTTCCAAAGGGATATTAAGAAAATACAAGAACTTTGTGATGGAGGTCTGATCGTTCCACTCCACAGCTACGTTGCCACAGACAGTGCATACACCTACTGGAGCATGGACAACAGAGTTGATGTTATAATAAACACGGGAGACGTTGTTGATACCGCGGGAGATAGCAAAGGATACAAAATGCTCTTTGACATAATTTCTAGGGCAGCCGCAACTGGAAGACCAACGATAATAGTCAAAGGAAACCACGATGATCCACCAAATTATTATCCCAAGCTAATAGGCCCAACAGACTATTACCTCACCATAGGAAAGTTCCTCATTATAGCCCTAGACTCCCACGGAGACGAAGCCCATCCTTATATGAACCAGCTCGAATGGATGGAGAAAGTCCTTGAGGAACACCCAGACAAGATCCCAATAGTGATTGTCCATCACCCATACTGGTACTCCGCTCCCCAAGGGTGGATTGGAGGAAGAATTGAAGGATTCACTGCATTTGACGACAAAGATTGGGCAAACCTAACTCAGTATGTGAGCTACTACTGGATCGGTGGGCCAGAGAAAACAACGGAAGATATAGCAAGGAGATTCCTCCAAGATGTCGAGAAGTACAACATAAAGCTCGTGTTGAGCGGGCACATTCACCACGACAAGCTTCACATCTATGTAGATAAGAATGGCAATGAGCACTGGTTCGTAACATCAACATCAACAGGAGCACCAGACAAAGAGACAAACCCTCCAAGACCCAACAGGAGCCCAACATGGTATGGCTCAAAAATAGTTGAAATAGATGAAAACGGCAACGTTAGACTACCAGAGATTGAAGAGATGTTCGGAACACTTTTCAATGACTTCATCTCACTGCCAGTCCCGCAGGAGTTCATAACATTTAGGTGGACGACAGATTTTGGAAGTGCCGTCAAGTTCATAAACTTACTCGGAGAAGAGAGCGGAAAGTTTGCGATAGAAGTCCCAGAAGGAGCACAAGTTGATGCAAGTGTTACAAACGTCACTTACAAGCTTCTTGGAGAAAGAAAGATTGGAGATAAGACCTACGAACTGTTTGAAATAGTCGTTCCAGAAGGAGTATCACAGCTCGTAATAAGCAAAGGCAAGGACACAGAAAAACCTGAAATAAGCATTCCATACTTGACTCCTTCAAAACCAATGAAAGGAAAGCCATTTAAGGTTTACATAAGTGCCAAAGACAACCTTGGAATTAGAGACATCTACGTGGAAATAGAAGCCAACGGAAAAGTCACAAAATATCCAGCAGTGCAGTCAAGCGGGGGGCAAGCAGACTACTTTATGGCAGAAATTCCAGGGGTTGATGCAGATGAATACACCATAAGAGCAGTAGCTGTGGACTTCTATGGAAACAAAGCAACATTCGAAAAGACGATAGGAGGAGCACAAACTACAAGCAAAACAACATCTCCAACAGAGAGCAAATCAACATGTGGGCCTGCAGCACTTTTAGCATTCTCTCTGATCCCGCTTGCCCTACTTAGGAGAAGGAAATGA
- a CDS encoding DUF447 domain-containing protein — protein sequence MEILKEGKIYEVLLTTKSNITPVGITRKDNRLNFRLFEGKSANDIKEHPYGVLHITWDVELLVKAALNLPVEVEFENAKSIPIKKIKGLPSIEGRIEFVEREIEDELGKARVLECSLVPTYEDIHPLFFPPLSRADFYLLEMAIHLTRLYVATRSLNVKEAQKLYSKIWEGYRLYKKLGGESELAEKIMGFAVATLRWNP from the coding sequence ATGGAAATTTTAAAAGAGGGAAAGATCTACGAAGTCCTCCTTACAACGAAGTCAAATATAACCCCAGTAGGGATTACTAGAAAGGACAACAGATTGAATTTCAGGCTTTTTGAGGGTAAGAGCGCCAATGATATAAAAGAGCATCCTTATGGAGTCCTCCACATAACGTGGGACGTCGAGCTATTGGTAAAAGCCGCTCTTAACCTACCAGTTGAAGTAGAATTTGAAAATGCGAAATCGATCCCTATCAAGAAGATAAAGGGCCTTCCCAGTATAGAAGGGAGAATAGAATTCGTTGAAAGGGAAATAGAGGACGAATTGGGAAAAGCACGTGTTTTAGAGTGTTCACTGGTTCCAACATATGAAGATATACACCCATTATTCTTCCCTCCTCTCAGCCGGGCTGACTTCTACTTGCTGGAGATGGCTATACACCTCACAAGATTGTATGTGGCAACTAGATCATTAAACGTAAAGGAAGCTCAAAAGCTCTATTCCAAGATTTGGGAAGGCTATAGGCTTTACAAAAAGCTTGGAGGGGAGAGTGAACTCGCAGAGAAGATTATGGGGTTTGCAGTTGCAACGTTAAGATGGAACCCTTGA
- a CDS encoding ABC transporter substrate-binding protein: MKKFASLSVLFIVLFSVVAAGCIGGETKTGTQTEGKGITLVVLTRHDVTIQVMAKKMFLQSDIAKQYNIKDIKFIKAPESLWPTYIEKGADIGWGGGPTLFDDLFKNNYLAPIDDQKVLGLIGTQIQETIAGMPMVRKGNDGKIYWIAAALSSFGFTVNHDVLKRWNLPVPQRWEEIASETFAMDPPQVGIADPTRSTSNTRIYQIILQAFGWDEGWKILTLIAANSKIYDASDAVREAVIAGDIAVGNTIDFYGYTAMKLNPACEYIIPKGQSIINGDPIALLVNSQNKEAAQAFIYWVLTEGQKIWLDEEINRLPVNPSVFDTPEGQKRPDLKKAYESALKTQGIEFDDNEALATVNSMQLYFKATLVDANQELHRAWVSLVKAYKEGKISEDKYKELKAKLLEPVKFKDPDTGETVTLTEEYAKKINDRLAKDSSFRDTLMQEWRDAAREKYQSVLAEVQG; encoded by the coding sequence ATGAAAAAATTTGCGAGCCTTTCGGTTTTGTTCATCGTGTTGTTCAGTGTAGTTGCCGCAGGATGTATCGGAGGAGAAACCAAAACAGGAACACAGACAGAAGGAAAAGGAATAACCCTTGTCGTTTTAACGAGACATGACGTGACAATACAAGTGATGGCAAAGAAGATGTTCCTCCAAAGCGACATAGCAAAACAATACAATATTAAGGATATAAAGTTCATAAAGGCTCCTGAGTCATTATGGCCAACTTACATAGAAAAAGGAGCCGATATTGGATGGGGAGGAGGCCCAACACTCTTTGACGATCTTTTCAAGAACAATTACCTTGCTCCTATAGATGATCAAAAAGTTCTGGGGCTTATTGGCACCCAGATTCAAGAAACAATTGCTGGAATGCCCATGGTAAGAAAAGGAAATGATGGGAAAATATACTGGATTGCAGCTGCTTTATCTTCATTTGGATTTACCGTGAATCATGACGTTCTTAAGAGATGGAACCTTCCTGTTCCCCAGAGATGGGAAGAAATAGCAAGCGAGACCTTTGCAATGGATCCACCCCAAGTGGGAATTGCCGATCCTACAAGAAGTACTTCAAACACAAGGATTTACCAGATAATTCTTCAGGCTTTTGGATGGGACGAGGGATGGAAGATTCTCACACTAATTGCTGCAAATTCAAAGATCTATGATGCCAGTGACGCCGTTAGAGAAGCCGTAATTGCCGGAGACATAGCCGTTGGAAACACAATTGACTTTTATGGATACACCGCAATGAAGCTGAATCCAGCTTGTGAATACATCATTCCAAAGGGACAGAGTATTATAAACGGTGATCCTATAGCCCTTCTTGTAAACTCCCAAAACAAAGAAGCTGCACAGGCATTTATCTATTGGGTTCTAACAGAGGGACAGAAGATATGGCTTGATGAGGAGATAAACAGACTGCCAGTCAATCCAAGTGTCTTTGATACTCCTGAAGGACAAAAGAGACCCGACCTAAAGAAGGCCTATGAGAGTGCCTTAAAGACACAGGGAATAGAATTCGATGACAATGAAGCCCTAGCAACGGTGAACTCAATGCAACTCTACTTCAAAGCTACATTAGTCGATGCAAACCAAGAACTCCACAGAGCATGGGTTTCATTAGTAAAAGCCTACAAGGAAGGGAAGATAAGTGAGGACAAGTACAAAGAGCTGAAAGCTAAGCTCCTTGAGCCTGTAAAGTTCAAAGATCCAGATACTGGAGAAACTGTAACCTTAACAGAAGAATATGCAAAGAAGATCAACGACAGGCTTGCAAAGGATTCTTCATTTAGAGACACCCTAATGCAAGAATGGAGAGACGCTGCAAGAGAAAAATACCAAAGTGTCCTCGCGGAGGTGCAAGGATGA
- a CDS encoding ABC transporter permease, translated as MKVSKWSERLFGTPLFEPLVAFSYIFPLLYLIVFLIVPVLSMLLIAFTYDGNISLHWFKSILMDSYYIQLPPQGEFAQKLTTSTGESLYLIRGLDFGVVLNSLVVAALVTLFTAILGTVFAFVMARYNFKGKNFFRIALFIPLLVTPFVNAYVIKQMFSEFGLINYIFHEVLHILPFRIKIDGLAGVVLAQSMAYYPIVYLNAYASFINIDPTLEEQAENLGSRGFHLFRTVTFPLALPGIAAGATLVFIFSLEDLAAPIVFHGDPLAKKLMSYQIFSKFIYGLGERSPEIAALSIIMLTLAIIAFLGIRKYVSLRQYAMLSKGGRWKPRISDPKPWQALLIYLVLLPALLITIFPQLGVIMLAFSERWTTTVLPQGFTIDYIKEMILNPDVRRFIVNSLTYSGAAVILIVLLSITSSYATSRFKGVLSPILESIVILPIAVPGIVVAMGYFYFFSAVTPENSPLNPTSLYGFNPALVLILAYSIRRLPFAARSVYAGLQQVHVSLEESSINLGASRWKTITGILMPLISLNVFGGAMLSFVYSMSETSVGITLGSINMAQAPITAFMKEVLMSAAGSINIAAALGVLLIVVQITAIVVVNVITKQRYSFIGLT; from the coding sequence ATGAAGGTTAGCAAATGGAGTGAAAGACTGTTTGGGACTCCGTTGTTTGAGCCCCTTGTCGCTTTCTCTTACATTTTTCCCCTCTTGTATCTGATAGTGTTCTTGATAGTTCCCGTTTTGTCTATGCTGCTCATTGCCTTTACATATGATGGAAATATCTCCCTCCACTGGTTTAAGAGCATATTGATGGATTCTTACTATATCCAACTCCCTCCACAAGGAGAGTTCGCTCAAAAGTTAACAACCTCAACTGGTGAGAGCTTATATTTAATCAGGGGTTTGGATTTTGGAGTTGTGCTAAACTCTCTTGTTGTTGCCGCATTAGTAACGCTCTTTACGGCAATTTTGGGAACCGTCTTTGCCTTTGTAATGGCGAGATACAACTTCAAAGGGAAGAACTTCTTTAGGATTGCCCTCTTTATCCCATTGTTGGTAACTCCTTTTGTGAATGCTTATGTCATAAAGCAGATGTTTAGCGAATTTGGGCTCATAAACTACATCTTCCACGAAGTCCTCCACATCCTTCCGTTTAGAATTAAAATAGATGGTTTAGCCGGTGTAGTTTTAGCCCAATCTATGGCTTATTACCCAATCGTTTACTTGAATGCCTATGCGAGCTTTATCAACATAGATCCAACCCTTGAGGAGCAGGCAGAAAACCTTGGAAGCAGGGGATTTCACCTCTTCAGAACGGTAACATTCCCCCTCGCTCTCCCTGGAATTGCTGCAGGGGCAACCCTAGTCTTTATATTCAGCCTTGAAGACTTAGCAGCACCAATCGTCTTCCACGGAGACCCATTGGCCAAGAAACTTATGTCATACCAGATATTCAGCAAGTTCATCTATGGCCTCGGAGAAAGAAGCCCCGAAATAGCGGCTCTTTCAATAATAATGCTTACCCTAGCAATAATTGCTTTCCTCGGCATAAGAAAGTACGTAAGCTTGAGACAATATGCGATGCTAAGTAAAGGTGGAAGGTGGAAGCCGAGAATAAGCGATCCAAAACCATGGCAAGCTCTCTTAATATACTTGGTCCTCCTCCCAGCATTGTTAATTACAATCTTTCCGCAATTGGGTGTGATCATGCTTGCCTTTTCTGAGAGATGGACTACAACAGTCCTTCCACAAGGCTTTACAATTGACTATATCAAGGAGATGATATTGAACCCTGACGTCAGAAGGTTCATCGTAAACAGCCTTACATATTCCGGAGCTGCTGTAATCCTCATAGTGCTCCTTTCAATAACCTCTTCCTATGCCACAAGCAGATTCAAAGGTGTTCTAAGTCCTATACTGGAGAGTATAGTGATACTCCCGATTGCAGTACCGGGAATTGTAGTTGCAATGGGATACTTCTATTTCTTCTCAGCGGTAACTCCAGAGAATTCACCGCTAAATCCAACATCACTTTATGGATTTAATCCGGCGTTGGTGCTGATACTTGCTTACTCCATAAGAAGGCTCCCATTTGCAGCAAGATCTGTTTATGCGGGCCTGCAGCAAGTTCATGTATCCCTAGAGGAATCATCCATAAACCTCGGCGCTTCAAGATGGAAAACGATAACAGGAATTTTAATGCCGCTAATATCTTTGAACGTCTTTGGTGGGGCAATGCTGAGCTTTGTCTATTCAATGAGCGAAACAAGCGTTGGAATAACCCTCGGTTCAATAAACATGGCACAAGCTCCGATAACAGCATTCATGAAAGAAGTCTTGATGTCTGCAGCGGGTAGCATAAACATAGCAGCAGCATTGGGAGTCTTGCTTATAGTGGTTCAGATAACCGCGATTGTGGTGGTTAATGTTATCACAAAGCAAAGGTACTCATTCATTGGATTAACATGA
- a CDS encoding CGP-CTERM sorting domain-containing protein gives MRKLSILISVFVLFGLFGMAFASAATVAVDLAHGENEKYLAEDVLEYGTNKTLAHGIVKTITDVEWGYFGDPMAADTLGIKHLGEKITADALANVDMLILGQPTSPFQPDEIQAIAEWFKQGGKVLWVAADSDYGSGPQAQDIANSVLEQLGVGHLRIDLCSVEDPTSNAGASYRVVGLVQPDDNTPDKEKLTQNFQHGGKVLYHGPAVVAWVDDNGNWQKLVDGNIPENVYRIVKTSQDGTIVENNDPPANAYTAGETGVFPLLAVEIIKFDNGKQSVLIVSGESPYGDYTPTWEAKYHGVDLDGPAFVTNIIHWSLEQAAKTETQTGGGGGGVCGPAALVGLILIPLVFRRKK, from the coding sequence ATGAGGAAGCTTTCAATACTAATCTCAGTTTTTGTGTTGTTTGGTCTTTTTGGTATGGCTTTTGCTAGTGCAGCAACAGTTGCGGTAGATTTAGCCCACGGAGAAAACGAGAAGTACCTCGCAGAGGACGTCCTTGAATACGGAACCAACAAAACTCTCGCCCACGGAATTGTAAAAACTATTACTGATGTCGAATGGGGCTACTTCGGCGATCCAATGGCCGCAGATACTCTAGGCATTAAGCACCTGGGAGAAAAGATAACCGCCGATGCCCTTGCAAACGTTGACATGCTTATCCTCGGCCAACCAACAAGCCCATTCCAACCAGATGAAATCCAAGCCATTGCAGAGTGGTTTAAGCAAGGTGGAAAAGTTCTTTGGGTTGCCGCCGATAGTGACTATGGTAGCGGTCCCCAAGCCCAAGACATCGCAAACTCCGTTCTTGAACAACTCGGTGTTGGACACTTAAGAATTGATCTCTGTTCTGTTGAAGACCCAACAAGCAACGCCGGAGCATCTTATAGAGTTGTTGGTCTCGTGCAGCCAGATGACAACACCCCAGACAAAGAAAAGCTCACACAAAACTTCCAACATGGAGGAAAAGTCCTCTACCACGGCCCGGCAGTAGTTGCATGGGTTGATGATAATGGAAACTGGCAAAAACTCGTTGATGGAAACATTCCAGAGAACGTTTATAGGATTGTAAAGACTTCACAAGACGGTACTATTGTGGAGAACAACGACCCACCGGCAAATGCCTATACAGCTGGAGAAACTGGAGTATTCCCACTCTTGGCAGTTGAGATAATTAAATTCGACAATGGAAAGCAAAGCGTTCTCATAGTAAGCGGTGAAAGCCCATACGGTGACTACACCCCAACATGGGAGGCAAAGTACCACGGTGTTGACTTAGATGGCCCAGCGTTCGTCACAAACATTATCCACTGGTCATTAGAACAAGCAGCAAAAACAGAAACCCAAACCGGTGGCGGTGGAGGAGGAGTTTGCGGCCCAGCAGCTTTAGTAGGCCTAATCCTAATCCCACTGGTCTTTAGAAGAAAGAAGTAG
- a CDS encoding ABC transporter ATP-binding protein: protein MVEVKLEGIVKTFGETVALKGIDLHIKHGELFTLLGPSGCGKSTTLRIIAGLDFPDEGHLYFDDEEVTYKSSSERGAVLVFQNYALWPHMTVYDNIAYGLKIRKLPKQEIEKRVKWALELVKLQGYEDRYPTQLSGGQQQRVAIARALVVEPKLLLLDEPLSNLDAKLRLEMRSEIRRIQRELGITVLYVTHDQEEAMAISDRIAVMNIGQIEQVGTPKEIYEEPKTEFVASFMGKTNVIPAEVVEREGDKVTVEFENFRLDGLTYKDKNDKVVIVIRPERISLHPIENAVAITGKVDLIEYYGFFIEVVGLFGEKRIIARTINDKDVAHLRPQGEVTFYIDRNDVLVLPKQSL, encoded by the coding sequence ATGGTTGAAGTCAAGCTTGAGGGCATAGTGAAAACTTTCGGTGAAACCGTTGCCCTGAAAGGTATCGATCTTCACATAAAACACGGAGAACTGTTCACATTACTCGGGCCTAGTGGGTGTGGAAAATCGACCACATTGAGGATAATCGCCGGCTTAGATTTCCCCGACGAAGGACATCTGTACTTCGACGATGAAGAGGTAACTTACAAAAGCTCAAGTGAAAGGGGAGCCGTCCTAGTTTTCCAAAACTACGCATTATGGCCCCACATGACAGTTTACGACAACATTGCTTACGGACTCAAAATAAGAAAGCTCCCCAAACAAGAAATCGAAAAAAGAGTAAAGTGGGCCCTTGAATTAGTTAAACTCCAAGGATATGAAGATAGATACCCCACACAGCTCAGTGGTGGTCAGCAGCAGAGAGTTGCGATAGCAAGAGCCCTAGTAGTAGAGCCAAAGCTACTTCTGCTTGACGAGCCCCTCTCAAACCTAGATGCAAAACTTAGGCTGGAGATGAGATCGGAAATAAGAAGAATACAAAGGGAGCTTGGAATCACAGTTCTTTATGTCACTCACGACCAGGAAGAGGCAATGGCGATAAGCGATAGGATAGCCGTGATGAACATAGGACAGATAGAACAAGTGGGCACACCAAAGGAAATCTACGAAGAGCCAAAAACCGAGTTTGTCGCATCGTTTATGGGAAAAACCAATGTAATTCCAGCTGAAGTTGTGGAAAGAGAGGGAGATAAAGTAACGGTTGAATTTGAAAACTTCAGACTTGATGGGCTTACATACAAAGACAAAAACGATAAAGTTGTCATAGTGATAAGACCAGAGCGCATCAGCTTACATCCTATTGAAAATGCCGTGGCAATAACGGGCAAAGTTGACCTTATAGAGTACTACGGATTTTTCATTGAAGTCGTTGGACTGTTTGGAGAAAAGAGGATAATCGCCAGAACAATAAACGATAAAGACGTTGCCCATCTAAGACCCCAAGGGGAAGTGACCTTCTACATAGACAGAAACGATGTCCTTGTGCTTCCCAAACAAAGTCTCTAA